A genome region from Nocardia sp. NBC_01730 includes the following:
- a CDS encoding YbaB/EbfC family DNA-binding protein produces MTDDLAAGQLIDLLDTIKAGIASIGLAQQQAAALTATVSVARRQVAVSVNAEGVVIDVRFGDEIDQFDYREIARAVCTAAQAAAVEVQSKRAALMARLDEEQARMPKLSEFLPGMPDVLDMIPPAPVVATAPPGAAEEDADEDAPMEFTDVEEWDHEPSENRSGITDAQW; encoded by the coding sequence ATGACCGATGATCTGGCCGCTGGACAGCTGATCGACCTGCTCGACACCATCAAGGCGGGTATCGCTTCGATCGGGCTGGCACAGCAGCAGGCTGCCGCTCTGACCGCCACGGTGTCGGTGGCGCGCCGTCAGGTGGCGGTGTCGGTGAATGCCGAAGGCGTGGTGATCGACGTCCGATTCGGCGACGAGATCGACCAATTCGACTACCGTGAGATCGCCCGTGCGGTGTGCACCGCGGCACAGGCTGCTGCGGTGGAGGTGCAGAGCAAGCGTGCGGCGCTGATGGCGCGGCTGGACGAGGAGCAGGCCCGGATGCCGAAGCTCTCGGAGTTTCTGCCCGGCATGCCCGACGTACTCGACATGATCCCGCCCGCGCCCGTGGTTGCGACCGCGCCGCCGGGGGCCGCTGAGGAAGACGCCGACGAGGACGCCCCGATGGAGTTCACCGACGTCGAGGAGTGGGACCACGAACCTTCCGAGAACCGTTCCGGCATCACCGATGCGCAGTGGTGA
- a CDS encoding IS3 family transposase, which yields MASARPASDRHRLDRWPQPLTTRHCLFKTEVVNLHGPFKTLTEVEFALMEWCDWYNNSRLHSRLNYLTPAEYEAAYYSQQPRRRPALV from the coding sequence GTGGCTAGCGCCCGACCAGCCTCCGACCGACATCGACTCGACAGATGGCCTCAACCCTTAACTACGCGGCATTGCCTGTTCAAAACCGAGGTCGTCAACCTGCACGGCCCGTTCAAGACACTCACCGAAGTCGAGTTCGCGCTTATGGAGTGGTGCGACTGGTACAACAACTCGCGTCTGCATTCCCGGCTGAACTACTTGACCCCGGCCGAATACGAAGCCGCGTACTACTCTCAACAACCACGACGCCGACCGGCGCTGGTCTGA
- a CDS encoding IS4 family transposase, whose protein sequence is MPSQSVTTTLTRTITVAGGIFAPGHLGELTQYLPFELIDDVLARTRAVQRRTRLLPSRVGVYFVLALAVFPSLGYERVWDKLIAGLGSLLPHRPSEKGLRDLRRRVGAAPLKALFEVVAGPLAQPATPGVCYRRWRTVAFDGCGSLQAPDQPRIRLWLGKFTRYRGGTEGYPHLRVLTLCETGTRGLLGAVFGSIRRSETDYAATLVPLLNGTMLLLADRNFGGDDILTRVAATGAQLVVRLTSRRRPAVWATLPDGSVLTRINGHRFRIIDTQITATCADGSRVGDRYRIITTLLDHRTDPAIQIARLYHERWEIESAFFALRHTLFHGRVLRSTDPVGLEQEMWAMLTIYQTLRRAICDAVETVPGTDPDRASFTVALTAAINQIVTAANITGNVSPENAITRAVLDNLLPARRPRISARKVKCPMSRYGTALTGNRPTKSQTVVRVELSALVGPQHTKTSAQPSSASDPGRRHQVLQLLRTDPDRSWTPSEIAQALKIARYRSLCGQMCQWTSQGFLDRIGRGLYRLNHQWLAPDQPPTDIDSTDGLNP, encoded by the coding sequence TTGCCCTCCCAGTCTGTCACTACGACGCTCACCCGCACTATTACCGTGGCCGGAGGAATCTTCGCGCCCGGTCATCTAGGGGAGCTGACGCAGTATCTGCCGTTCGAGTTGATCGATGACGTTCTCGCCCGGACCCGGGCGGTGCAGCGCCGTACCCGTTTGCTGCCCTCCCGCGTCGGCGTCTATTTCGTTCTGGCCCTGGCCGTTTTCCCGAGTCTGGGCTATGAGCGGGTCTGGGACAAGCTGATCGCCGGGCTGGGATCGTTGCTCCCGCATAGGCCTTCGGAAAAGGGGCTGCGGGATCTTCGCCGACGCGTGGGAGCAGCACCGTTGAAGGCTCTGTTCGAGGTTGTGGCCGGTCCGCTGGCGCAACCGGCCACGCCGGGTGTGTGCTATCGGCGTTGGCGCACCGTGGCTTTCGACGGTTGCGGCTCGCTGCAGGCTCCCGACCAGCCGCGGATCCGCCTGTGGCTGGGTAAGTTCACTCGATACCGGGGCGGCACCGAGGGCTACCCGCATCTGCGGGTCTTGACATTGTGCGAGACCGGCACCCGCGGTCTGCTCGGCGCGGTCTTCGGCTCGATCAGGCGCAGTGAGACCGACTATGCCGCTACTTTGGTGCCTTTGTTGAACGGCACGATGTTGTTGCTGGCCGACCGCAACTTCGGCGGCGATGACATCCTCACCCGCGTCGCTGCCACCGGCGCCCAGCTCGTGGTACGGCTCACCTCCCGCCGTCGCCCGGCCGTGTGGGCCACGCTGCCCGATGGATCGGTGCTGACCAGGATCAACGGTCACCGCTTCCGCATCATCGACACCCAGATCACTGCCACCTGCGCCGATGGGTCCCGCGTGGGTGACCGCTACCGGATCATTACCACCTTGCTCGACCACCGCACCGATCCAGCGATCCAGATCGCCCGCCTCTACCACGAGCGCTGGGAGATCGAATCGGCATTCTTCGCGTTGCGTCACACCTTGTTTCACGGCCGTGTTCTGCGTTCGACCGACCCTGTCGGCCTCGAGCAGGAGATGTGGGCGATGCTGACGATCTATCAGACGTTGCGCAGAGCGATCTGCGACGCTGTGGAGACAGTTCCGGGAACTGACCCCGATCGGGCAAGTTTCACCGTGGCGTTGACCGCCGCCATAAACCAGATCGTCACCGCTGCCAACATCACTGGCAACGTCTCGCCCGAAAATGCCATCACTCGAGCCGTTCTGGACAATCTCCTGCCTGCCCGCCGCCCGCGCATCAGCGCTCGCAAGGTCAAATGCCCCATGTCCCGTTACGGGACTGCGCTCACCGGTAATCGCCCTACCAAAAGCCAGACCGTCGTACGCGTGGAACTCAGCGCGCTCGTCGGCCCACAACACACCAAAACGTCCGCGCAGCCCAGCAGCGCTTCGGACCCGGGCCGCCGCCATCAGGTGTTACAGCTGCTCCGGACCGATCCCGACCGGTCCTGGACTCCCAGCGAGATCGCCCAGGCGCTGAAAATCGCTCGCTACCGCAGCCTTTGCGGGCAAATGTGCCAATGGACCAGCCAAGGGTTCCTCGACCGAATCGGTCGAGGACTCTACCGCCTCAACCACCAGTGGCTAGCGCCCGACCAGCCTCCGACCGACATCGACTCGACAGATGGCCTCAACCCTTAA
- a CDS encoding IS3 family transposase, with translation MIVGFIDEYRQVYGVESICRALSAHGVQIAPRTYRKARHRLPSARDIADAHLENALRDLRDKPEAMYGCRKMTRYLRRHGHDVAFCTVDRLMRELGMNGAVRGRKQRTTIPAKDGVRAADKLNRDFTATAPNLLWVADFTYVSTWTGWAYVAFVFDAYSRAIVGWTAASSKTTALVSKALNMAVWRRDHYGHPVEPGLIFHTDAGRAIHISEIH, from the coding sequence CTGATCGTCGGTTTCATCGACGAATATCGCCAGGTCTACGGCGTCGAGTCGATCTGCCGTGCGTTGTCCGCGCACGGGGTGCAGATCGCGCCCAGGACCTACCGCAAAGCCCGGCACCGGCTACCGTCGGCCCGCGACATCGCCGACGCCCACCTGGAGAACGCCCTGCGTGATCTGCGGGACAAGCCCGAAGCGATGTACGGGTGCCGAAAGATGACCCGTTACCTGCGCCGCCACGGCCACGATGTCGCGTTCTGCACCGTCGACCGCCTCATGCGCGAGCTGGGCATGAACGGCGCCGTGCGAGGCCGCAAGCAGCGCACCACGATTCCCGCCAAGGACGGCGTGCGCGCCGCAGACAAGCTCAACCGGGACTTCACCGCGACCGCACCGAACCTGCTGTGGGTGGCCGACTTCACCTACGTGTCGACGTGGACCGGGTGGGCGTACGTGGCTTTCGTGTTCGACGCCTACTCCCGCGCGATCGTCGGCTGGACCGCGGCCTCGTCGAAGACAACCGCGCTGGTGTCGAAGGCGCTCAACATGGCCGTGTGGCGGCGTGACCATTACGGGCATCCCGTCGAGCCCGGCCTGATTTTCCACACCGACGCCGGCAGAGCAATACACATCAGTGAAATTCACTGA
- a CDS encoding transposase, whose protein sequence is MSKRYPPEVRERAVRLALERLDEYGSAYAAAQAIAPLVDVHYETLRLWIKKALAEGARPGGKAAGLSSAEREELQRLRKEVRDLKETNEILKLASSFFARELDPRRR, encoded by the coding sequence ATGTCGAAGCGTTACCCGCCCGAGGTTCGTGAGAGGGCCGTTCGTCTGGCTCTCGAGCGTCTGGATGAGTACGGATCTGCCTATGCCGCCGCGCAGGCCATCGCACCGCTGGTCGATGTGCACTACGAGACGTTGAGGCTGTGGATCAAGAAGGCCCTCGCCGAGGGTGCCCGCCCGGGTGGGAAGGCCGCCGGCTTGTCCTCGGCCGAGCGTGAAGAACTGCAGCGGCTGCGGAAGGAGGTTCGAGATCTCAAGGAGACCAACGAGATTCTGAAGCTGGCCTCCAGTTTCTTCGCGCGGGAGCTCGACCCGCGACGTCGCTGA
- a CDS encoding IS630 family transposase gives MARTGRPRSGPDLVVTEAQRRELVRGARAATSTQAYALRCRIVLACAEPGAFNTHVAAEVGVSAMTVRKWRGRFIEYGLAGLADEQRPGRPPSILLDQVQQVVELTLEQLPSDATHWSRSAMAERTGLSKSTVGRIWRRFELKPHLTDGFKLSTDPLFVEKVVDVVGLYHNPPERAVVLCVDEKSQIQALDRSQPVLPMMPGMPERRTHDYARHGTTSLFAAFNIADGTVIGELHRRHRATEFRKFLTSIDKAVPAELDVHVVCDNYATHKTPLVQQWLAAHPRFHVHFTPTGSSWLNQVERWFGFLTQQLLRRSVHKSVAALEKDVRNWVDQWNTNPRPFVWRKTAEEILDSLARYLQRISGAEHYPSSQERGCA, from the coding sequence GTGGCGAGGACTGGGCGCCCGAGATCGGGTCCGGATTTGGTGGTGACCGAGGCGCAGCGTCGGGAGTTGGTGCGGGGTGCGCGGGCGGCGACGTCGACGCAGGCGTATGCGTTGCGGTGCCGGATCGTGTTGGCGTGTGCCGAGCCGGGAGCGTTCAACACCCATGTAGCGGCCGAGGTAGGCGTGTCGGCGATGACGGTGCGTAAGTGGCGGGGCCGTTTCATCGAGTACGGGCTGGCGGGTCTGGCCGATGAGCAGCGGCCGGGTCGACCGCCGTCGATCCTGCTGGATCAGGTGCAGCAGGTGGTCGAGTTGACTCTCGAACAACTACCCTCCGATGCCACACACTGGTCGCGGTCGGCGATGGCCGAGCGGACCGGGTTGTCGAAATCGACGGTCGGGCGGATCTGGCGGCGGTTCGAGCTGAAACCGCATCTGACCGATGGGTTCAAGCTTTCCACCGATCCGTTGTTCGTGGAGAAGGTCGTGGATGTCGTTGGCTTGTACCATAATCCGCCCGAACGAGCGGTGGTGCTCTGTGTCGATGAGAAGAGCCAGATCCAGGCTCTGGATCGGTCGCAGCCCGTGCTGCCGATGATGCCGGGCATGCCGGAGCGGCGCACCCACGACTATGCCCGCCACGGCACGACCAGTCTGTTCGCTGCGTTCAACATCGCCGATGGCACAGTGATCGGCGAACTGCACCGCCGCCACCGAGCGACCGAGTTCCGCAAGTTTCTGACCAGCATCGACAAGGCTGTACCCGCCGAGCTGGACGTGCACGTGGTCTGCGACAACTACGCCACCCACAAGACCCCGCTGGTCCAGCAATGGCTCGCGGCGCACCCGCGCTTCCACGTGCATTTCACCCCGACCGGCTCGTCGTGGCTCAACCAGGTCGAACGCTGGTTCGGCTTCCTCACCCAGCAACTGCTACGCCGCAGTGTCCACAAAAGCGTTGCCGCACTGGAGAAAGACGTCCGCAACTGGGTCGACCAATGGAACACCAACCCGCGTCCGTTCGTCTGGCGCAAGACGGCCGAGGAGATCCTCGACTCTCTCGCCCGATATCTGCAACGGATTTCAGGCGCGGAACACTACCCGTCCTCTCAAGAAAGAGGGTGCGCATAA
- a CDS encoding multicopper oxidase family protein, whose amino-acid sequence MLATRLQVAFTQQHISGVGTITTRTYEQAIPGPTLRVRPGDTLLLTQENMLPPDPHPATEADHNVPHHFNTINLHTHGLHVSPTGDADNIFRTFPPRDQAHGLSDNTYLSRIHIPDNHPAGTFWYHPHVHGATAVQLSSGMAGVLIVEGDIDSAPEIAAAKDVVMCINELKLNTDGQVPDLRHDDDLRTARPIFLVNGQLEPVITIRPGEVQRWRLVNASAFTALPITLQHHLMHQLAMDGVAFTAPRTQETVSLAMGNRTDILVKGRQPGTYSLTAGNILLATMVVTGEPVADMQLPTSLPGRVPAIDGKVTGRRTLNFHTDHGVFPGRPFPNAYRILGTGVTPPLVPAASRTDPQYGRFNPSFVNHRLQLGDVEEWTLTNDSHMHSNHPFHLHTNHFLVTHVNGRALDPPVWQDTVGIDPNGEVVIRVCFDDFTGAAMLHCHHSQHGDEGMMQIVEYVPEGLPEQ is encoded by the coding sequence GTGCTCGCGACAAGGCTGCAGGTCGCTTTTACCCAGCAGCACATCTCGGGTGTGGGGACCATCACCACACGCACCTACGAGCAGGCTATTCCCGGCCCGACACTGCGAGTGCGACCGGGCGACACGTTGCTTTTGACCCAGGAGAACATGCTGCCACCTGATCCACACCCCGCTACGGAAGCCGACCACAACGTCCCACACCACTTCAACACCATCAACCTGCACACCCACGGCCTGCATGTATCCCCGACCGGGGACGCGGACAACATCTTCCGCACCTTCCCACCGCGGGACCAGGCACACGGGTTGTCCGACAACACCTATCTCAGCCGCATCCACATCCCGGACAATCATCCCGCCGGCACGTTCTGGTACCACCCGCATGTACATGGCGCGACTGCGGTGCAGCTCTCGTCCGGTATGGCAGGGGTGCTCATCGTGGAAGGTGATATCGACTCGGCCCCGGAGATCGCTGCCGCCAAGGATGTGGTGATGTGCATCAACGAACTCAAGCTGAACACCGACGGGCAGGTGCCCGACCTCCGCCACGACGACGACTTACGGACTGCGAGACCCATCTTCCTGGTCAACGGGCAGCTCGAACCGGTCATTACGATCCGCCCAGGGGAGGTACAACGCTGGAGGCTGGTGAACGCCAGCGCATTCACAGCGCTGCCGATCACCCTGCAGCACCACCTAATGCACCAGTTGGCCATGGACGGTGTCGCCTTCACCGCACCGAGAACCCAGGAGACGGTTTCGCTGGCGATGGGCAACCGTACCGACATACTAGTCAAGGGCCGGCAACCCGGCACCTACTCACTGACCGCCGGCAATATTCTGCTGGCGACCATGGTGGTGACCGGGGAGCCCGTGGCTGACATGCAGCTGCCCACCAGCTTGCCGGGCCGCGTGCCCGCGATCGATGGAAAGGTAACCGGCCGTCGTACCCTGAACTTCCACACTGATCACGGAGTATTCCCGGGGCGACCTTTCCCCAACGCGTACCGGATCCTGGGCACCGGCGTCACCCCTCCGCTGGTTCCGGCAGCAAGTCGAACTGACCCGCAATACGGCCGCTTCAACCCCAGCTTCGTCAACCACCGCCTACAGCTGGGGGATGTCGAAGAATGGACGCTGACCAACGACTCCCACATGCACTCCAACCACCCCTTCCACCTGCACACCAACCATTTTCTGGTAACACATGTAAACGGGCGTGCCCTCGACCCACCGGTATGGCAGGACACCGTCGGCATCGATCCGAATGGAGAAGTGGTCATCCGGGTCTGCTTCGACGACTTCACCGGTGCGGCAATGCTGCACTGCCACCACTCCCAGCACGGGGACGAGGGCATGATGCAAATCGTTGAATATGTACCGGAGGGGCTGCCGGAACAATAA
- a CDS encoding DMT family transporter, with protein sequence MIRSSRSRHCSTSRNAGFKQLKQVLGLVLAALSGVVLAAQSRINGELGARLGDGVLTALISFFGGLPFLVAAMLVVPHARAGLARLGAAMRISQLRIWHCLGGFAGAIMVASQGIAVGLLGVAVFSVGVVAGQTVSSLLVDRAGLGPGAPRPVTAPRLLGAALTLLSVAVVMWYQIKGHTAVWLLFLPLLSGGVIAVQQAINGRVRVAADSVLVATLLNFLTGTVLLLPVCLLVWALRGAPAHFPQEPWLYLGGPAGIFFIAIAAVVVGWTGVLAFGLGTIAGQLLGAVLLDILVPIQDVRPQIPAVAAAVVALTAAGVATLPGSRNERASTRRAAPASDPCSSSCSMSFSWSTSPNGFSSSSTYPGIKLRYLSRLPRGRVRGTGTCFSPGEPRQR encoded by the coding sequence GTGATTCGATCATCCCGGTCGAGGCACTGCTCGACCAGCCGCAACGCTGGATTCAAGCAGCTGAAACAGGTGCTGGGCTTGGTGCTCGCGGCACTCTCCGGAGTCGTGTTGGCGGCGCAATCCCGAATCAACGGTGAACTGGGTGCAAGGCTCGGGGATGGGGTGCTCACTGCGTTGATCTCGTTTTTCGGTGGGCTGCCGTTTCTGGTTGCCGCGATGCTAGTGGTCCCGCACGCTCGGGCCGGCCTAGCCCGGCTAGGTGCGGCCATGCGCATCAGCCAGTTGCGGATCTGGCACTGTCTCGGTGGTTTCGCCGGCGCCATTATGGTCGCCAGCCAGGGAATTGCGGTCGGGCTGCTGGGTGTCGCGGTGTTCAGCGTCGGTGTGGTAGCGGGCCAGACCGTATCCAGCCTGCTGGTGGACCGTGCTGGCCTCGGGCCCGGTGCGCCGCGGCCAGTCACCGCGCCGCGGCTGCTCGGTGCCGCCTTGACGCTGCTTTCTGTCGCTGTGGTGATGTGGTACCAGATCAAAGGTCACACTGCGGTGTGGCTGCTATTTCTGCCCCTGCTTTCCGGTGGTGTAATCGCGGTCCAGCAGGCGATCAACGGCCGGGTACGGGTCGCGGCAGACAGTGTCCTCGTCGCTACGCTGCTGAACTTCCTGACGGGTACCGTCCTATTGCTACCGGTCTGCCTGCTGGTGTGGGCATTGCGAGGTGCGCCAGCACACTTTCCTCAGGAGCCGTGGCTCTACCTCGGCGGTCCAGCGGGGATCTTTTTCATTGCGATCGCGGCAGTCGTGGTGGGCTGGACGGGAGTTCTTGCGTTCGGACTCGGCACGATCGCAGGACAGCTGCTCGGTGCGGTACTGCTCGACATACTTGTGCCGATCCAAGATGTACGTCCTCAGATTCCTGCGGTAGCGGCTGCGGTGGTGGCGTTGACGGCGGCGGGGGTTGCCACACTGCCCGGCAGTCGAAACGAGCGAGCCTCTACACGGCGTGCCGCACCGGCGTCCGACCCTTGTAGCTCCTCGTGCTCCATGTCCTTCTCATGGTCTACATCGCCAAATGGGTTCAGCAGCTCGTCGACATACCCGGGAATCAAGCTGCGTTACCTATCGAGGCTTCCACGAGGCCGAGTTCGAGGAACCGGCACCTGTTTTTCTCCCGGTGAACCCCGGCAACGATAG
- a CDS encoding aldo/keto reductase, with protein sequence MVAVRRLGRAGLVVGPHSLGGAQLGNLDGPLTEADWRGIITTAWDFGVRYIDTAPHYGLGLSEQRLGEYLPNLPREEVLISTKVGRLLLPSTIDGWDSEGFAVPANHLRVFDFSRDGILRSLETSLDRLRLERIDIVFVHDPDKHYRQALTEAFPTLEELRSQGVIRSYGAGMNQTAMLTDFVHHTDLDVVLVAGRYTLLDQTALNDLLPLCEARGVSVVAAGVFNSGLLATPTPSPTATYDYKPTPVELLVRARRIAEVCALHDTTLPAAAAQFPLTHPAIATVCLGARTPDQVKRNARLFAETVPDSVWADLKAERLLRDDTPVHTKSLTREVR encoded by the coding sequence GTGGTAGCGGTGCGTCGGCTCGGACGGGCGGGCCTCGTTGTCGGCCCGCATTCCCTCGGCGGCGCACAACTCGGCAACCTCGACGGCCCGCTCACCGAGGCCGACTGGCGTGGCATCATCACCACCGCCTGGGACTTCGGCGTCCGCTACATCGACACAGCGCCTCACTACGGCCTCGGCCTGTCCGAGCAGCGTCTCGGCGAGTACCTGCCCAACCTGCCACGTGAGGAGGTGCTGATCTCCACCAAGGTGGGGCGGCTGCTGCTGCCATCGACCATCGACGGGTGGGATAGCGAGGGGTTTGCGGTGCCGGCAAACCACCTGCGCGTCTTCGACTTCAGCCGGGACGGGATCCTCCGATCCCTCGAGACCAGCCTGGACCGACTGCGGCTCGAGCGCATCGACATCGTCTTCGTGCATGACCCCGACAAACACTACCGACAGGCATTAACCGAAGCATTCCCCACCTTGGAGGAGCTCCGCAGCCAAGGCGTTATCCGCTCGTACGGCGCAGGAATGAATCAAACGGCTATGCTCACCGACTTCGTCCACCACACCGACCTGGATGTTGTGCTGGTCGCAGGACGCTATACCCTGCTGGATCAGACCGCCCTGAACGATCTACTACCCCTGTGTGAGGCGCGCGGCGTATCCGTCGTCGCGGCAGGGGTGTTCAATTCAGGGCTGCTTGCCACTCCAACGCCGTCGCCGACCGCCACTTACGACTACAAGCCCACCCCTGTCGAACTCCTGGTTCGGGCGCGCCGGATCGCCGAAGTGTGTGCACTCCACGACACGACCCTCCCCGCAGCCGCCGCTCAGTTCCCATTGACGCATCCCGCGATTGCCACCGTCTGCCTCGGCGCCCGCACACCGGACCAGGTCAAACGCAACGCGCGACTCTTCGCAGAGACTGTTCCCGACTCGGTGTGGGCCGACCTGAAAGCCGAGCGATTACTGCGCGACGACACTCCGGTACACACAAAATCCCTGACGCGAGAAGTTCGTTGA